Below is a genomic region from Miscanthus floridulus cultivar M001 chromosome 1, ASM1932011v1, whole genome shotgun sequence.
CGAGGCCGCGACGAGGTCCTTGCCTCCGCTAccaggccgcggcggcggcacgaggagcaacgacgacgaCCTGAAGTGCTGCTCGGCTTACGGTTACGGAGCCGGCGACCAGCAGTTAGTCTCCTCCCGTAGCGAGCCGGCGACGGCCCGCGGGGAgggcttcttcctccccgagaaCGCCGCCGCTGATAGCTCCGGCACGAGCCGCGGCTGGTACGTACTACGCAAGCTACCGTACGTACGTGTTCAGAATTATGCAGAACTGATTCATGTACTGTACGTGCACGCTTGCGTTGCATATATGATTCGTATAGGTGGACCCGGAGCAGCTGGGCGTTCCTgaacgagccgccgccgccgacaagGGAGGAGGTGCTGTTGGGCAGGGCGCTGAGGAGCTTCCACGCCGACCGGATCGTCATCACCGGCAACGCCTAGCTAGTCGCACTCGTGTGTACATGACATGCGTCTGGTCCGTGTGCTCGTAGATAGCGCTTTGGCTTCAAGTGTGCACGCGTGTATAATATTCACCTCTTCACCCTGCACGCACTAGCACTAGCACTAGCACTAGCACTAGCTATAGGAGGTTCCATGCGTCATCGAAAGATGTCCTCTCCGTGTAAACAGACCCTGGTTTTGGATCGTTGTTTCTCCGTGTAAACAGATCTTGTTGCTTTTTTGGCAAAAGCTACCTACCTGTGCACTGCCTAAAGCGGATTGCATGCCTTATTTGATTGCCCATCTTCGACCTTTGTTGAGAAGTCGATTTCGTTCTGACAGGTAGAAATATATAATCAAACGCTGCAGCGTGTAAAGTTCGGCTTTCGCAGCTCGATCTTGGTTCCATTTTCGCTAACAccagagctgctgctgctgtacgAATACAGCAGCGGCATCAGACCAGTAGCCCAGTAGGCAATGAGCAGGGTGCCTCTCTAATAGTAGCTCTTGCTTTGTATGTAGCAATTGTAAGTCACGACAGTACATCCCAGCTAGAATCGACGAAAGAGGGTCAagagaagaaaacaaaacaaaacaaaatgggtCCTTCCAGTACCTTCCTCTCACAAACCAGTGTTTACTGGAAAGTTTATCAAAATATCACTAACAAAACCTACTCAAAATCCACGTTTCATCCCTAACACTGACCACCCAGGTATTCCCCTGTGCCATTCGTGAGAAATTTAACGATGAGTGCCGTCTCCTCAATTTTTTTCAAGGATATCGTTTCCTCAGTTTTCACCTCTTGTTGCTGATGAGGTACACAAGATCACCCAAGTGCTGCACTTCCAGGCCCGCTTTCTCGCACCCATCGAAGAAGAGTGATTGGTCCTTTCCGATTCTTCTGCGCCAGCTCATCAGAAACACTGGTGATTTTGCAGGTACTTGTGTTCCTGCCAAATGAAAGAAATATTTCGCACAACATCCTTGATGATATACAAAATTAAATATATGCCTAGGGAGTACCTGATTTGTTCGTGATGGTTATGCTGTCAGTTTTGTGACCATTCTGCTTGTATTCATTCAAAAGAAAGAACACTGTTTTGATCAGATTGTCATACTGTTTAACATCTGAAAGCAATGGATGTATATCATGTTAGGTCATTCCACCACACATTGAGATTTGGGAGATCAGGTACCAAGAAATACACTTGGTAACTTACAGAGTAGGATATCGCTTGCAATGACAATGTCCCAATCTGGTCTGGAAACAGGAAATGGGTGTCCCCATGTGTCTGCGTTAAAAAGAAACATGAAAGAATAATTATCCCCTTTTAGGGGTGCATCCATGAAGGACACATTTGGGAAAAAGAAATACTACAAATGTATAGATTTTGTTTGGAATGGTCAGATAACTTACGTCTGATATGAGGCAACACATTCAAGGTATTTGCTCTGCAATTGTAAGCTATATTCTCTTCGATTTCCTTGTCATCGTAATCAGAGGTTGTAATGTCCACCTCAAATGCCTTCCTAAGAAAGATAGCCAGAGCTCCTGTCCCACTATGCAGGAAAGCaggaacaaatgaaaaaaaaatacattcgacaaaagaaaacaaaatagagATTTTGTTTGCTGCACCACAAAATCATTATTACAGTAGGGTATTCAGGTCAAACGAAATAGCCTTTTTGTTTATTATACCAGTATACAACGGAATCGTTATCACATCATCCAACCAGCTGCTTAGGACTACAATTTTCTGGTGGATTGACACAATAGGAATGGTTTTGCAAAGTTTTGACAGCATGATAAAAAACACATCACATGCCTCAAGTCAGTGGTAACAGCAAAGAAGAAAAACCTGAGAGATGGATGTATCGATATCCTAAGTTACTTATTGAGCCCAACAGGGCAATAACAGGGGTAGTTGTATATATAAAGTGACTGCTTGGATTGAATTGGTCAGGAATGAAAGAAAGAAAAGACGCCGTTAGAGTTAGAGCATAGCACCCATACCTTCCTAATTCCAGGACACGTCGTCCATCCAAAATCGACTGGTTCTTAACCAGCCAAGTAGCAAATGAAAATGTCCCAGGCCACAACAGGTTGGCATTAAGCTCATGGCATGAGAACTCCCTTACACTCAATTTCTGTATATCAATTTTTGAATGGTGAACAAACAGATAAATACGAAAAGGAAAATGAGGACAATCGAGCGCAAGACAGATTAAGAAAAAAAACTGTAATAAAGCAATAAGGAATGGCTATAATGAAATTGAAATCGATAAATTCGCGTAATCTTGTTGAATAATAGTACAAGTTGAGCAGCCTTTGATATAGAATCGAAATAGCCGGTCAGTCATTTTATTTTAAGCATGTGGATTTATTGATGCAGCCCCATGAACTCTACTGTATGCTAAATTGCTAGCACATCCAAGAATGTAGCAACATGATTTTAGAGCAAGCAGCACATCCATATACTTATACTATTCAAAAGTATGCTAAGTCACTAACCAAATATGGAAATCAATTGGGCTAACCCAACTATTCTGGAGCTAGTAACGATATAAAAATCTTCCTCTCTGTCCATTACAGGATCAGGATTTGTACTGCATTAACCACCACTCTATTTTTGATTCACTGTTATACTTTGCAGAGTTTGGCGCAACATAATTCATGGGGAACCTAAGCTGTGCGTAGTTTAACAATGAGAGGATTACTAAATTGAACCATAGCTGCTGCGTTTTGCATAGCATCATGTTAGTTCTTCAGTGGATCTGCCTTGCCTATAAGGCATAAGGCAATACAACCCCAATAAAACACAAAAAGCACATAGCAAGTCAAAATCCCAAAATGTTCTTTCCTTGTTTCTGTCCATCAGGCATTACTTGTTCATCCATTCTCTAATACTAGGAAAATCAAACTGAAACCCGAGAAGGCGAGAAACCTAAATATTAGTTCAAACTCCAGGCCTCTTCGAATTAACAGAGAAGCACCCTCCCTACAGCTACAGACGGGAACCAAAACGGCGGAATCGTGGAACCATACCATGCCAGGGAAGTCGTGGGCTCTCTCCTCATACTCCAACGCCGCCGGCTTCTTCCCGTCGTCGCTGACCTGCATCTCATCTTCAACCCCGCATAAAAGGCAGCACCGGCCGTTAGGAGCACGCGGTGAGCGACGTAGAGGGGAAGGCGGTGAGGAGGGATGGGTTGGGTTACTTCGATGCCCATACCTCGGTCGTCGTCGCTGTCGTCGGCGCCGTGGAAGAGGGAGGCGGCGGAGAAGACGGCGGTCTCCATGAGTGGACTCTTCGTTGTTGAGGGTAAGAAGGGGAGGCGCCGTAGGGAAAGGTTTCTCGGCCCAGCCTATATCGCAGTCAGCCTGGAATGACCGAGGACCCGGGCCGGCCAAACAACCCAGGCCACCGCCCTCCTCCCGACAATGAACAGAGCCGTCCAGTAGGCAAGCTCGGCCCTAGTTTTCAGTGGGGTCGAGCTGCTGGGGTCAAGAGAAAACTTTTGGACAGCGAGATACCTTCAACCAGGAGTTTTTTTCCCCTCAACTCTTCGAGTACAGGCTGTAGTTTCTGAATGCACACATAAACTCACACACATACACTCTAGTGTGCACGGTAGACCTATATATACACGAAGAGACTGCATGTGGCCGAGAGATATTCGAAGTCATCCTGGCTTCGCACGTGACGGGCACGTCACCCTGACCATTGTGGCACATCCACACGTGAGGCTGCAGATACACGGAACCTGCAAATTTATTAAAAGAGAAAAACACCGTGAGACACGCGAGCGCCGAACCCAGGGTTCGAACTCACGCCCGGCCGCTGGCACACCTGGCGAGCTTAAGCCTAGGAGTTGTCCAATAAGATGAACGGGCGGGGTCTGACCGAGTTTGAGCAGCATTCGTCAGCAGCTGAATGCTCCACGCGCCGATCGATCAGAACAGGAACGATGCATGGTGTGTCGTAGCCACTTACTCGTCTGTCCATGCTAGATGCTAATTGAGTCGAGAAAACCAATGTTTCACacacgaaaaagaagaagaacctgTAGTGCGTCATGTTTATATGACTGGAGCCTGGAGGTGTAATTTTCTGAACGATGAACAGAGACATTTTCACATATGCACCTAATAGATCTTGCCCGCTCGATCGACACACATCCGCTAGCTAGATTGCTATACATAGGGTcggttcgtttcggctgaaacgatcgtggattatttactgctggctggtttggtgtgagagaaaaatattattctaacttATAATCCGCGATCGTATAAGCCTAGCCGAACAGGGTGATAGTACGTATGCGTAATAAggagtacatacatatatatactcaAAACTC
It encodes:
- the LOC136480920 gene encoding uncharacterized protein isoform X3, giving the protein MGSLMSGWSSSVLSDKEVHLMRNRSLTKDDVAAFWRQQHGRPTAPKPNAGSPRAEMLVPLAAKRRLEAATRSLPPLPGRGGGTRSNDDDLKCCSAYGYGAGDQQLVSSRSEPATARGEGFFLPENAAADSSGTSRGWWTRSSWAFLNEPPPPTREEVLLGRALRSFHADRIVITGNA
- the LOC136480920 gene encoding uncharacterized protein isoform X1, which produces MGSLMSGWSSSVLSDKEVHLMRNRSLTKDDVAAFWRQQHGRPTAPKPNAGSPRAVRYCCTSLRDNLFDQIGEIIAPYICIAQLSLSVHQEMLVPLAAKRRLEAATRSLPPLPGRGGGTRSNDDDLKCCSAYGYGAGDQQLVSSRSEPATARGEGFFLPENAAADSSGTSRGWWTRSSWAFLNEPPPPTREEVLLGRALRSFHADRIVITGNA
- the LOC136480940 gene encoding uncharacterized protein, giving the protein METAVFSAASLFHGADDSDDDRDEMQVSDDGKKPAALEYEERAHDFPGMKLSVREFSCHELNANLLWPGTFSFATWLVKNQSILDGRRVLELGSGTGALAIFLRKAFEVDITTSDYDDKEIEENIAYNCRANTLNVLPHIRHTWGHPFPVSRPDWDIVIASDILLYVKQYDNLIKTVFFLLNEYKQNGHKTDSITITNKSGTQVPAKSPVFLMSWRRRIGKDQSLFFDGCEKAGLEVQHLGDLVYLISNKR
- the LOC136480920 gene encoding uncharacterized protein isoform X2, encoding MGSLMSGWSSSVLSDKEVHLMRNRSLTKDDVAAFWRQQHGRPTAPKPNAGSPRAEMLVPLAAKRRLEAATRSLPPLPGRGGGTRSNDDDLKCCSAYGYGAGDQQLVSSRSEPATARGEGFFLPENAAADSSGTSRGWYVLRKLPYVRVQNYAELIHVLYVHACVAYMIRIGGPGAAGRS